A genomic stretch from Leptodactylus fuscus isolate aLepFus1 chromosome 10, aLepFus1.hap2, whole genome shotgun sequence includes:
- the CSGALNACT2 gene encoding chondroitin sulfate N-acetylgalactosaminyltransferase 2: protein MPRRGLYLQGRTRWLFVGLALVFSLMLLTYLLECAPTPEGNGSLPGIAGEMYSKEYYQALLQEQEEHYKSRATSLKRQIAQLKQELQEMSEKLRLAHEKKQSAGNGAGHQGTKEQPSNDLLEFLHSQIDKAEVVVGAKLPSEYAVVPFESFNTMKVYQLEMGLTRHPEEKPIRKDRRDELVEVIEAGLEVINNPDEDDEDQENRGSEKLIFSDTDFVEGYYRTERDKGSHYELFYKKPESGSYHHITLFRPFGPLMKVKVETQDISRTIINIIVPLSGRTEAFAQFIDNYKDVCIQQDKRTYLTVVYFGEKGLSEVQDILKNIARETNFHNYTLIPLKEEFSRGRGLEVGARAWDKSDVLLFFCDVDIYFTPGFLDTCRLNAEAGKKVFYPVVFSLYNPAIVYANLEVPPPVEQQLVHKKDSGFWRDFGFGMTCQYKSDFLTIGGFDLEVRGWGGEDVHLYRKYLHGDLIVIRTPVPGLFHLWHEKHCVDELTPEQYRMCIQSKAMNEASHPHLGMLVFREEIEAHLRKQAFRTNNESEA from the exons ATGCCCAGGAGAGGGTTGTATCTCCAAGGCAGGACCCGATGGTTATTTGTAGGACTTGCCCTGGTTTTCAGCTTAATGCTTCTCACCTATCTTCTAGAATGTGCTCCTACTCCTGAAGGAAATGGCTCTCTTCCTGGAATTGCAGGAGAGATGTATAGCAAGGAGTACTACCAggctcttcttcaggaacaggaggagcattaCAAAAGTCGGGCAACTAGCCTAAAAAGACAGATTGCCCAACTCAAGCAGGAACTTCAAGAAATGAGCGAAAAGCTGAGGTTGGCACATGAGAAGAAACAATCCGCTGGCAATGGTGCAGGTCACCAAGGTACCAAAGAGCAACCTTCCAATGACCTACTTGAGTTTCTACATTCACAGATTGACAAGGCAGAGGTTGTGGTGGGGGCTAAACTTCCCAGTGAATATGCAGTTGTGCCCTTTGAAAGTTTTAATACCATGAAAGTTTACCAGTTGGAGATGGGTCTAACACGCCATCCAGAGGAAAAACCCATTAGAAAGGACAGGAGAGATGAATTGGTTGAAGTTATAGAAGCTGGCCTGGAGGTCATCAATAACCCAGACGAAGATGATGAAGACCAAGAGAACCGAGGGTCAGAAAAACTGATATTCAGTGACACTGACTTTGTGGAAG GTTATTATCGAACTGAAAGGGACAAAGGTTCCCATTACGAGCTGTTCTACAAAAAACCTGAATCTGGAAGCTATCACCACATCACTTTATTCAGACCCTTTGGCCCACTCATGAAAGTTAAAGTGGAAACGCAGGACATCTCAAGGACAATTATCAACATCATTGTCCCACTGTCTGGAAGAACAGAAGCCTTTGCACAGTTCATTGATAACTACAA AGATGTCTGTATTCAGCAAGACAAAAGGACTTACCTGACGGTGGTCTACTTTGGTGAAAAAGGACTGTCAGAGGTGCAAGACATCCTGAAGAATATCGCAAG GGAAACCAACTTCCACAACTACACCCTGATCCCACTGAAGGAGGAGTTCAGCCGGGGACGTGGATTAGAAGTAGGAGCTCGAGCCTGGGATAAGAGCGATGTTCTGCTTTTCTTCTGTGATGTTGACATCTACTTCACGCCTGGCTTTCTGGACACGTGTCGACTAAATGCCGAAGCTG GTAAGAAGGTGTTCTATCCCGTTGTGTTCAGCCTTTACAATCCTGCTATTGTGTACGCCAATCTAGAGGTGCCACCTCCAGTGGAGCAACAGTTG GTGCATAAGAAAGACTCTGGATTCTGGAGAGATTTTGGGTTTGGAATGACTTGTCAGTACAAATCAGATTTCCTGACAATCG gtggatttgacCTAGAGGTCAGAGGATGGGGAGGAGAGGACGTTCACCTTTACAGAAAGTACCTGCACGGCGATCTGATTGTAATCCGCACTCCGGTGCCCGGCCTGTTCCATCTGTGGCACGAGAAGCATTGTGTGGATGAACTGACCCCGGAGCAATATCGTATGTGCATTCAGTCCAAGGCTATGAATGAAGCATCCCACCCTCATCTCGGCATGCTGGTTTTCCGAGAGGAAATTGAGGCCCATTTGCGCAAGCAAGCCTTCAGAACAAATAACGAGTCGGAGGCATGA
- the RASGEF1A gene encoding ras-GEF domain-containing family member 1A isoform X1, giving the protein MRMVPKMRESMPQTPIFPSMLGSACSGQVQPEMGEQCGDPVYQDGCLVSGSLEALIERLVPTVDYYPDRTYIFTFLLSARVFIHPHEILAKVGQICIKQKQQLEAGTEADKAKLKSFAAKIIQLLREWTETFPFDFQDERARKELKEIAQRITQCDEENGTIKKSISQMTQNVLLALSTRGQYQEIREKIRQPVTDKGTILKAKPQSAQKDILSVCGDPLVLAQQLTTIELERLGNIYPEDLMQIISHMDSLDNHKCRSDVTKTYNLEAYDNWFNCLSMLVATEICKVVKKKQRTRVMEFFIDVARECFNIGNFNSMMAIISGMNLSPVARLKKTWSKVKTAKFDVLEHHMDPSSNFGNYRTALQGATQRSQSANSSREKIVIPVFNLFIKDIFFLHKIHSNRLPNGHINFKKFMEISRQIHDFLTWKQVECPFEKDKKIQAYLLTSPIYTEEALFVASFENEGPDNHMEKDSWKTLRSTLLNRA; this is encoded by the exons GAAAGCATGCCACAGACACCAATATTTCCCAGCATGCTTGGCTCTGCCTGTAGTGGACAGGTGCAACCAGAAATGGGGGAGCAATGTGGTGATCCAGTCTATCAAGATGGCTGTTTGGTGTCTGGGTCCTTGGAAGCCTTGATTGAACGGCTGGTGCCTACGGTGGATTACTATCCAGAT AGAACCTACATCTTCACCTTCCTTCTGAGTGCACGGGTATTCATCCACCCCCATGAGATCCTTGCAAAAGTGGGACAGATTTGCATCAAACAGAAACAACAACTGGAAGCTGGAACGGAGGCTGACAAG GCTAAGCTCAAGTCTTTTGCTGCTAAGATCATCCAGTTGCTGAGGGAATGGACGGAGACATTTCCTTTCGACTTTCAGGATGAAAGGGCCAGGAAGGAGCTGAAGGAGATTGCACAAAGGATCACACAGTGTGATGAG GAGAATGGTACAATTAAGAAGAGTATTAGTCAGATGACCCAAAATGTGCTGCTAGCCCTTTCCACGAGGGGCCAGTATCAGGAAATTCGGGAGAAGATCCGACAACCGGTAACGGACAAAGGGACAATACTCAAAGCCAAGCCCCAATCTGCGCAAAAAGATATCTTAAGTGTGTGTGGAGACCCACTGGTCTTAGCTCAGCAGCTCACGACAATCGAACTG GAGCGTCTAGGAAACATTTACCCTGAAGATCTAATGCAGATAATCAGTCACATGGACTCTCTGGATAACCATAAG TGCCGAAGTGATGTCACCAAGACCTATAACCTAGAGGCCTACGATAACTGGTTTAACTGCCTCAGTATGCTGGTGGCTACCGAGATATGCAAG GTTGTGAAAAAGAAGCAGAGAACAAGAGTAATGGAGTTCTTCATAGACGTTGCTCGAGAATGTTTCAACATCGGCAATTTCAACTCTATGATGGCCATAATTT CTGGGATGAACCTTAGTCCTGTGGCACGGCTTAAGAAGACATGGTCAAAAGTCAAAACGGCCAAGTTTGATGTCTTGGAG CACCATATGGACCCATCCAGCAATTTCGGCAACTACCGCACTGCACTGCAAGGAGCAACACAAAGGTCCCAGAGTGCCAACAGCAGCCGGGAAAAGATAGTCATCCCAGTGTTCAACCTGTTCATCAAAGATATCTTTTTCCTCCATAAGATCCACTCCAATCGTTTACCAAATGGACACATTAATTTTAAG AAGTTTATGGAGATCTCCAGACAAATTCATGATTTTCTAACCTGGAAACAGGTGGAATGTCCATTTGAAAAGGATAAGAAGATTCAAGCCTACCTTCTAACTTCTCCAATTTACACAGAAGAAG CTCTCTTTGTGGCTTCCTTCGAAAATGAGGGTCCAGATAATCACATGGAAAAAGACAGCTGGAAGACTCTCAG GTCAACGCTATTAAACCGAGCCTGA
- the RASGEF1A gene encoding ras-GEF domain-containing family member 1A isoform X2, with the protein MPQTPIFPSMLGSACSGQVQPEMGEQCGDPVYQDGCLVSGSLEALIERLVPTVDYYPDRTYIFTFLLSARVFIHPHEILAKVGQICIKQKQQLEAGTEADKAKLKSFAAKIIQLLREWTETFPFDFQDERARKELKEIAQRITQCDEENGTIKKSISQMTQNVLLALSTRGQYQEIREKIRQPVTDKGTILKAKPQSAQKDILSVCGDPLVLAQQLTTIELERLGNIYPEDLMQIISHMDSLDNHKCRSDVTKTYNLEAYDNWFNCLSMLVATEICKVVKKKQRTRVMEFFIDVARECFNIGNFNSMMAIISGMNLSPVARLKKTWSKVKTAKFDVLEHHMDPSSNFGNYRTALQGATQRSQSANSSREKIVIPVFNLFIKDIFFLHKIHSNRLPNGHINFKKFMEISRQIHDFLTWKQVECPFEKDKKIQAYLLTSPIYTEEALFVASFENEGPDNHMEKDSWKTLRSTLLNRA; encoded by the exons ATGCCACAGACACCAATATTTCCCAGCATGCTTGGCTCTGCCTGTAGTGGACAGGTGCAACCAGAAATGGGGGAGCAATGTGGTGATCCAGTCTATCAAGATGGCTGTTTGGTGTCTGGGTCCTTGGAAGCCTTGATTGAACGGCTGGTGCCTACGGTGGATTACTATCCAGAT AGAACCTACATCTTCACCTTCCTTCTGAGTGCACGGGTATTCATCCACCCCCATGAGATCCTTGCAAAAGTGGGACAGATTTGCATCAAACAGAAACAACAACTGGAAGCTGGAACGGAGGCTGACAAG GCTAAGCTCAAGTCTTTTGCTGCTAAGATCATCCAGTTGCTGAGGGAATGGACGGAGACATTTCCTTTCGACTTTCAGGATGAAAGGGCCAGGAAGGAGCTGAAGGAGATTGCACAAAGGATCACACAGTGTGATGAG GAGAATGGTACAATTAAGAAGAGTATTAGTCAGATGACCCAAAATGTGCTGCTAGCCCTTTCCACGAGGGGCCAGTATCAGGAAATTCGGGAGAAGATCCGACAACCGGTAACGGACAAAGGGACAATACTCAAAGCCAAGCCCCAATCTGCGCAAAAAGATATCTTAAGTGTGTGTGGAGACCCACTGGTCTTAGCTCAGCAGCTCACGACAATCGAACTG GAGCGTCTAGGAAACATTTACCCTGAAGATCTAATGCAGATAATCAGTCACATGGACTCTCTGGATAACCATAAG TGCCGAAGTGATGTCACCAAGACCTATAACCTAGAGGCCTACGATAACTGGTTTAACTGCCTCAGTATGCTGGTGGCTACCGAGATATGCAAG GTTGTGAAAAAGAAGCAGAGAACAAGAGTAATGGAGTTCTTCATAGACGTTGCTCGAGAATGTTTCAACATCGGCAATTTCAACTCTATGATGGCCATAATTT CTGGGATGAACCTTAGTCCTGTGGCACGGCTTAAGAAGACATGGTCAAAAGTCAAAACGGCCAAGTTTGATGTCTTGGAG CACCATATGGACCCATCCAGCAATTTCGGCAACTACCGCACTGCACTGCAAGGAGCAACACAAAGGTCCCAGAGTGCCAACAGCAGCCGGGAAAAGATAGTCATCCCAGTGTTCAACCTGTTCATCAAAGATATCTTTTTCCTCCATAAGATCCACTCCAATCGTTTACCAAATGGACACATTAATTTTAAG AAGTTTATGGAGATCTCCAGACAAATTCATGATTTTCTAACCTGGAAACAGGTGGAATGTCCATTTGAAAAGGATAAGAAGATTCAAGCCTACCTTCTAACTTCTCCAATTTACACAGAAGAAG CTCTCTTTGTGGCTTCCTTCGAAAATGAGGGTCCAGATAATCACATGGAAAAAGACAGCTGGAAGACTCTCAG GTCAACGCTATTAAACCGAGCCTGA